A section of the Nitrososphaerales archaeon genome encodes:
- a CDS encoding DHH family phosphoesterase, whose protein sequence is MVTVCVSHKEDTDGIVSASMIKTIFNAYPFLTDYTDFILTLKHVAKMQDVERLFICDLGLSKSNEIEFIEILSDLRKQCVDITYIDHHDISDGVRLVLKNKGITLIHTTDECTSVQIYDRFNDKLPRRFALLAACAAIGDDMRRRPIAHKLFNMYDKQFAFFEASSLSYAIYENQHNMGFLLTLVNELGNAVPHAIPGILDSAKNYAEKVSANLAVVERNAKRMKNIVHIQTNDLSTSVVANMLLASYHDAQVAIAYKEKNGSYVLSLRGSDSSTHHLGRIVNKLSVELGGAGGGHEKACGALIPKNKLDEFIERIDSMLT, encoded by the coding sequence ATGGTAACTGTATGCGTTTCGCACAAGGAAGATACAGATGGTATAGTTTCAGCATCGATGATTAAAACAATCTTTAACGCATATCCATTCCTCACTGATTACACTGATTTCATTTTAACATTAAAGCATGTGGCAAAGATGCAAGACGTGGAACGGCTCTTCATATGTGACCTTGGTCTTAGTAAATCAAATGAAATTGAGTTCATTGAAATTCTGTCCGATCTGCGGAAACAATGCGTTGATATCACATATATAGATCATCATGACATTTCAGATGGTGTAAGGCTTGTCCTGAAGAACAAAGGCATCACCTTAATACACACAACTGATGAATGCACTTCTGTTCAGATCTATGATAGATTTAACGACAAACTACCCCGAAGATTTGCATTGCTAGCTGCATGTGCTGCAATAGGTGATGATATGAGGAGAAGACCTATAGCACATAAATTATTTAATATGTATGACAAACAATTCGCTTTCTTTGAAGCGTCATCTCTATCATATGCTATCTACGAAAACCAGCACAATATGGGTTTTCTACTCACTCTTGTAAACGAACTTGGAAATGCTGTACCTCATGCAATACCTGGTATCCTTGACTCTGCCAAGAATTACGCAGAAAAAGTATCTGCAAACCTTGCTGTTGTTGAAAGGAATGCCAAGAGGATGAAGAATATAGTTCACATACAGACTAATGATCTGTCTACAAGTGTGGTAGCAAATATGCTGCTGGCTTCATATCATGACGCCCAGGTAGCGATTGCATACAAAGAAAAGAACGGCAGTTATGTTCTGTCATTGCGTGGTTCTGATTCTTCAACCCATCACTTGGGAAGGATTGTCAACAAATTGTCAGTGGAATTGGGCGGTGCGGGAGGGGGGCATGAAAAAGCCTGCGGTGCGCTTATTCCGAAGAATAAACTTGATGAGTTCATTGAAAGGATTGATTCGATGTTAACATGA